The Topomyia yanbarensis strain Yona2022 chromosome 3, ASM3024719v1, whole genome shotgun sequence nucleotide sequence GCACATGCAGTTTTCGTACGGTGGTGAAGCTTTagctttagaaggtgacatttATGAAAGACCAACCTACTTCAACGATTTCTTCAGTATTACTCaccagagaaccctcgaaagttggcaaatttcgtgtAGCAATAGGGAACTAGGAAGGCTAAAAATATTCACGAAtgcttggttcaaggggatggatgtgagtCATGACTTCATtagtgtgatgtcccgactcatgtcaaaccattacacgatgGATttacatctccggcgtattgagcTCGTAGATATTGGTATCTGCgtttgtggcgacggctatcacgatatcgcatTGTTTGGgcatgcaccgagtacagttccaccTGGCCTCTGCTAATAGATACACTCCGGGTCCGAAGAAGACCATTCGATGTCCATGCTAGCCGCGATCTCTTCTACATGTCCCTCATCTATCTCTTCctaagttgaatgaatattagAATTCATTCTCTTTTTCTCGTTCTCAGAAATCTCCTATATTGTTTTGTGGTGCTGACTTGAATCACTACGCTACTACGAGATTGTCTTCATTCTCACCTTCGTGCTTGCATAGATCAAAATTGGAGCCTGACTGATCCGACGATGATTACCCGACGTCCCGCTGAGTACTGTCTTCGCAGTACAGGCTGTACTGTTGTACCGTCGAGGATCTGTCATAACCCTTTGCTACGCACTGGGACGTATACGTCTTACCTACTTCTCCTaaatttttattggatttctagttagcATTGACATACAAATACGAATTCTTTCTTTTAATCAACTCAAGGAGCATAACTATCATAAAAATTTTGcgaatttgttaattacttattagttataaacaatcAAAACTCGTAAATCtcgtttttacaataaattcggctgtgtctgaactaaaagtcctagatatctaaaaaagtttttgtaagtatttcaaatattgaactaaataatatatttttgcagGATTTTTCGTAggacaattatcaatatatgaaaaatggagTTAATAATTATGTTGGTCTGATGATTCTGAGAGACAGGGATAGCTTCTCAACTagaataaaaatagattatgtggttattgaggtcgctgattacgattctgataacagaacttgaaaattcaaaatggcaatggcagccatttttttacgaaattggtgaattttgttacaatgaaTATAAAACTCGATTTACTTGAACTTttggggtcgctgattacgattctgatgtcaGAATCAGAGTCAGCGACCCCaaaaacccccttgtaagacgtttgaAGCCAATATAACAAATCaagaaatttagccaagcacagtcacCATATTGGATccaccattttgaatttaacattttcgacgtcagaatcagaatcagcgaccccgaaaatctatataaagctaaaaataacagtatttacctgcaatgaaaaaaaatcgcatCTCAAAGGGTtgagagcacaaaacctataactaaattagttatagtttagttataggttagtttcaacttcgtctcatcagaatacaCTAATGAGAAATatattggcttgctaagccaaaccaagtttcgaattcattaattctcatcagttTAATCAGAACTCCTCAAATAGACTTTTCGTTCTGTGGAGCTATCGTCAAATCAGCGCTAGCTTTGtcatgtcactaagttagtgtcggattctgatgagaccaaacgaaaatttcataactaatttagaaaTAAATTAGAATTTCTCTTATATTTCATATGAAAGTACAACTGCTGACTAGTTTATTTGTGTCGtcctaacatttttttttctttttaggaaCAAGAATTCAGAAACGCCATAAAATCACTACAGTATAATGCAACAGAAGACCAGCCAGTAGCATATCTGGTAATGCTTTCAAATACAATAAATAGTAACCAAGTATATTAcacgcaacattttttcaggaCTTTCTTGATATCATCAACTTGAAGCTACTGACAGAGTCACCTAAAATAACTGCTTGTGGGTTATTCACTATTAATTTGAAAGTGTTTTGTAATGTATGTAATGTTCCCAATTATTATTACCAATTATTAAAGTCATTTAACAATATGCATTTTCCACAGGTGTTTACTGCCATCGTCACCTATATCATGATACTATTTCAGTTCAAAGATcttgagaaataaacaaaactatGTTGTCAAACAATCCGTCTATTTTACAGTTAACTATTGATAACTGTGCACATAGTCGTAATAATTCAAATTCGGATGCTGTTTTCGCCACTCCTCGCGAATTTTTCTTCTTCGCTCGGCATCTGCTTTCTGTTTCCTGTAGACAAAGAGAGGTCGAAATATAATCGTTGTTTCGTCAGCCACTAGATCTATGTCCATATCTTTGTCCACTTGATACGATACGGATATTATCAGAAAGGTCACCGTCGCAAACTGAGAGAAAAGTTTGATTAAGCATCAATCATTATGACATTATACGATACTACGATTACCGCTAAAACTGCGATGAGCTTCTGCATTCCACAAGTTACTCACGTTTGTTGATAATTGAACTTGAATGTTTGCCTGTTAGCACTTTGTCTCGTCTTTTTCGCACCTTATGAGTTCATCTCCTTACTTGAAAGAACCTTCACGATCGATTACACGCTCGCGACTGTAACTTCACTGATCTGTTTTGATGAAAGTGAAACTAGATGAAAAAGTTTAAATGATAAGCG carries:
- the LOC131688038 gene encoding uncharacterized protein LOC131688038, with protein sequence MVVFTNVHLSGEVIAELSYVMFKVLFCNILVMFGVTYGFDRVETEEQEFRNAIKSLQYNATEDQPVAYLDFLDIINLKLLTESPKITACGLFTINLKVFCNVFTAIVTYIMILFQFKDLEK